The following coding sequences are from one Ficedula albicollis isolate OC2 chromosome 14, FicAlb1.5, whole genome shotgun sequence window:
- the NDUFAB1 gene encoding acyl carrier protein, mitochondrial produces MEGPGGPRGHRAVPDQQCVLGAKEDTGVPGGISSSPAALRSLHRLPPAPPGRPALLRLPRPALPLCRGFSELPPLTLADIKDRVLYVLKLYDKIDPAKLTAESHFMKDLGLDSLDQVEIIMAMEDEFGFEIPDGDAEKLMCPQEIVDYIADKKDVYE; encoded by the exons ATGGAAGGACCTGGGGGCCCTCGTGGgcaccgagctgtccctgaccagcagtgtgtcctgggggcCAAGGAGGACACTGGTGTCCCAGGGGGCatttccagcag ccccgccgcgctCCGCTCGCTCCACCGCCTGCCGCCCGCCCCGCCGGGCCGCCCCGCGCTGCTCCGCCTGCCGCGCCCGGCCCTGCCGCTCTGCCGCGGCTTCTCCGAGCTACCGCCCCTGACCTTGGCCGACATCAAGGACCGGGTGCTCTACGTGCTCAAACTCTACGATAAGATCGACCCCGCCAAG CTCACAGCCGAGTCCCACTTCATGAAGGACCTGGGCCTGGACAGTCTGGACCAAGTGGAGATCATCATGGCCATGGAGGACGAGTTCG GATTTGAAATTCCTGACGGAGATGCAGAGAAGCTGATGTGCCCACAGGAGATTGTAGATTACATTGCAGATAAGAAGGATGTTTATGAGTGA